In Desulfofundulus kuznetsovii DSM 6115, the following are encoded in one genomic region:
- a CDS encoding glycosyltransferase — MQRVLIASPVRQKSSILREFLWSLSHLETTGLEVEYAFIDDNERESTLLREFAAGRKNVHIFPGNGAGHAYHCDEHTHHWREDLIWKVAGYKNRFIQLARNSGFDFLFLIDSDLVLHPKTLVHLVSLGKDIVSEVYWTRWEPGMIPLPQVWVGDQYRLYHMARGEALDEREAARRQKEFLEMLRRPGTYRVGGLGACTLISRRAILLGVSFSEIYNLGFIGEDRHFCIRAAALGLELYADTHYPPFHIYRESDFAGLKAYKEKYFPAGKETPAGAAMLQTADEETGTRGSKITLAMLVRNEAGRYLERVLKHAAQYIDCAVILDDASEDNTIEVCKKALQNIPLTLVSNNQPSFHNEIILRKQLWELAVGTGPDWILILDADEIFEERAVKELRSLAANPEIEVYYFRLYDMWDEDHYREDEYWRAHHYYRPFMVRYVPGFPYQWRETPQHCGRFPHNITELRGATSSLRVKHLGWMKPADRLAKYYRYKKLDPFGQYGVMGQYLSILDPKPNLVAWKDEQ; from the coding sequence CCAGTCCGGTCCGGCAGAAATCGTCCATACTAAGGGAATTCCTGTGGTCCCTCTCGCACCTGGAGACCACGGGTCTAGAAGTTGAATATGCGTTTATCGATGATAACGAAAGGGAAAGTACCCTGTTGCGGGAGTTTGCCGCCGGGAGAAAAAATGTTCATATCTTCCCCGGCAACGGTGCAGGGCACGCTTACCACTGCGACGAACATACCCACCACTGGCGGGAAGATTTAATCTGGAAAGTGGCCGGATATAAGAACCGTTTTATCCAGCTGGCCCGGAACAGTGGCTTTGATTTCTTGTTTCTGATTGATTCGGACCTGGTGCTGCACCCGAAAACGCTGGTCCACCTGGTGAGCCTGGGGAAAGATATCGTTTCTGAGGTATACTGGACCAGATGGGAACCCGGTATGATCCCCCTGCCCCAGGTCTGGGTGGGCGACCAGTACCGCCTGTACCACATGGCCCGGGGCGAGGCGCTGGACGAGCGGGAAGCGGCCCGGCGGCAGAAGGAGTTCCTGGAGATGCTCCGGCGCCCCGGCACTTACAGGGTTGGCGGCCTGGGTGCATGTACCCTGATCAGCCGCAGGGCAATCCTGTTGGGGGTCTCCTTCAGCGAAATATATAACCTGGGCTTTATCGGGGAGGACCGGCACTTTTGCATCCGGGCGGCCGCCCTGGGACTGGAGCTCTATGCCGACACCCATTACCCGCCGTTCCATATATACCGGGAGTCTGATTTTGCGGGCTTGAAGGCGTATAAAGAGAAATATTTTCCGGCCGGCAAGGAAACTCCCGCCGGCGCGGCCATGCTGCAAACTGCTGATGAAGAGACTGGTACACGGGGAAGTAAAATTACCCTTGCCATGCTGGTAAGAAACGAAGCCGGGAGATACCTTGAGAGGGTTCTCAAGCACGCGGCTCAGTACATCGATTGTGCCGTGATTTTAGACGATGCCAGCGAGGATAACACAATAGAAGTGTGTAAAAAAGCCCTGCAAAACATTCCCTTGACCCTGGTTTCCAACAACCAACCCTCTTTTCATAACGAAATCATCCTGCGCAAGCAGCTCTGGGAACTGGCGGTGGGAACCGGGCCGGACTGGATTTTGATTCTGGACGCCGATGAAATTTTTGAGGAGCGCGCGGTAAAGGAACTAAGGTCCCTGGCTGCCAATCCGGAAATTGAGGTTTATTATTTCCGCCTCTACGACATGTGGGATGAAGATCATTACCGTGAGGACGAATACTGGAGAGCCCACCACTATTACAGACCCTTCATGGTCAGGTATGTTCCCGGTTTCCCCTACCAGTGGCGGGAAACTCCCCAGCACTGCGGGCGCTTTCCCCATAACATCACTGAGCTTAGAGGCGCCACCAGCTCATTGCGGGTGAAACACCTGGGCTGGATGAAACCGGCCGACCGCCTGGCCAAGTACTACCGCTACAAAAAACTGGACCCTTTTGGGCAGTATGGAGTAATGGGGCAGTACCTATCCATTCTTGATCCCAAACCAAACCTGGTGGCCTGGAAAGACGAGCAGTGA
- the asnB gene encoding asparagine synthase (glutamine-hydrolyzing): MCGITGWVDWEEDLTRQKTVLEDMAATLACRGPDAAGVWLSPRAALAHRRLIVVDPAGGGQPMIRRKGEYRYIITYNGELYNTPELRAELESRGYRFQGHSDTEVLLTAFMEWGKECVPRLNGIFAFAIWNEEEQSLFMARDRLGVKPLFYTQRGSTFIFGSELKALLAHPGVQPEVDAEGLAEIFVLGPGRTPGHGVFRGVKELRPGHCLVYNRRGVHVYRYWALESHPHPDDLDTTADKVGWLVQDAVRRQLVADVPVCTLLSGGLDSSAISAFAAAAFQQNCTGPLRTFSVDYMDNDRYFRPNQFEPDADARWVNRVSHFLGTHHRTVLVDAPQLVEALSAAVRARDLPGMADVDASLLLFCREVKKEATVALSGECADEIFGGYPWFRREDALAAQTFPWALDTGGRTRLLSPELLAMIRPEEYVAQRYRDTLAEVPRLRGENPREARMREMFYLNLNWFMATLLDRKDRMSMATGLEVRVPFCDHRLVEYAWNIPWEMKCCGGMEKGILRRALAEVLPQEVLLGRKSPYPKTHHPAYFAAVRRWLLDILDDAASPLLPFINVEAVRQFARLDAPAMNRPWYGQLMRGPQLLAYLIQVDTWLREYRVVVR; the protein is encoded by the coding sequence ATGTGCGGAATTACCGGCTGGGTGGACTGGGAAGAGGATCTCACCCGGCAAAAAACCGTACTCGAGGACATGGCGGCAACCCTGGCCTGCCGCGGGCCCGACGCAGCCGGGGTGTGGCTGTCTCCCCGGGCTGCCCTGGCCCACCGCCGTCTGATCGTGGTTGATCCCGCGGGCGGGGGGCAGCCCATGATCCGCCGGAAGGGGGAGTACAGGTATATAATTACTTATAACGGTGAACTGTACAACACCCCGGAGCTGCGGGCGGAGCTGGAATCCCGGGGTTATCGCTTCCAGGGCCACTCGGACACGGAAGTGTTGCTCACGGCATTTATGGAGTGGGGCAAAGAATGCGTGCCGCGCTTGAACGGTATTTTCGCCTTTGCCATCTGGAATGAAGAGGAGCAAAGCCTGTTCATGGCCCGGGACCGGCTGGGAGTAAAACCCCTTTTTTATACCCAAAGGGGTAGCACTTTTATCTTTGGTTCGGAATTGAAGGCCCTCCTGGCCCACCCGGGCGTGCAACCGGAGGTGGACGCTGAAGGTCTGGCCGAAATCTTTGTTTTGGGCCCCGGACGCACGCCGGGACACGGCGTTTTCCGGGGAGTAAAGGAGCTGAGGCCCGGTCACTGCCTGGTTTACAACCGCCGGGGTGTGCACGTTTACCGGTACTGGGCCCTGGAAAGTCACCCCCACCCGGACGACCTGGACACCACCGCCGACAAGGTGGGCTGGCTTGTGCAGGATGCGGTGCGGCGGCAGCTGGTGGCCGATGTGCCCGTCTGCACCCTGCTTTCCGGCGGCCTCGACTCCAGCGCCATTTCGGCCTTTGCCGCGGCCGCCTTCCAGCAAAACTGTACCGGGCCACTGCGTACCTTTTCGGTGGACTATATGGATAACGACCGTTACTTCCGGCCCAATCAATTCGAGCCCGATGCCGATGCCCGGTGGGTAAATCGGGTGTCGCACTTCCTGGGCACCCACCACCGGACCGTGTTGGTCGACGCGCCACAGCTGGTGGAGGCGCTAAGCGCTGCCGTGCGGGCCCGGGATTTGCCCGGTATGGCCGATGTGGACGCTTCCCTTCTGCTCTTCTGCCGGGAGGTCAAAAAAGAAGCCACCGTGGCCCTGTCAGGCGAGTGCGCCGACGAAATTTTCGGCGGCTATCCCTGGTTCCGGAGGGAGGATGCCCTGGCCGCCCAAACCTTTCCCTGGGCGCTTGATACTGGAGGGCGGACCCGTTTGTTGTCGCCGGAACTGCTGGCCATGATCCGGCCGGAGGAATATGTGGCGCAGCGCTACCGGGACACCCTGGCCGAAGTACCGCGCCTTAGGGGGGAAAATCCCCGGGAAGCACGCATGCGTGAAATGTTCTACCTGAATCTCAACTGGTTCATGGCCACGCTCCTGGACCGCAAGGACCGCATGAGCATGGCCACGGGACTGGAAGTGCGGGTGCCTTTTTGCGACCACCGCCTGGTGGAATACGCCTGGAACATCCCCTGGGAGATGAAATGCTGCGGGGGGATGGAAAAGGGTATCTTGCGCCGGGCGCTGGCGGAGGTGCTGCCCCAGGAGGTGCTCCTGGGGCGCAAGAGCCCTTACCCCAAAACCCATCACCCGGCCTATTTCGCGGCCGTGCGCCGGTGGCTCCTGGATATTCTGGACGACGCCGCCTCCCCCCTGTTGCCCTTTATCAACGTTGAGGCCGTGCGCCAGTTTGCCCGGCTGGATGCGCCGGCCATGAACAGGCCCTGGTACGGCCAGCTGATGCGCGGGCCGCAGCTCCTGGCCTACCTCATTCAGGTTGACACCTGGCTCAGGGAGTACCGGGTGGTGGTAAGGTAG